In Paenibacillus sp. G2S3, a single window of DNA contains:
- a CDS encoding XRE family transcriptional regulator yields the protein MEEINLIIAENIKKIRKSKDLSLEKVAELTGVSKTMIGQIERGESTPTITTLWKIANGLKISFSALIDYPKPDTSVILRSEIQPLLEDNGKYRVYPSFPFDESKRFEGYTVEIDKGGYLDANSHMEGTEELITVFDGELSLRVNDNEYLLKSGDSITFKADKPHVYFNPGHTLTRLSMILYYPS from the coding sequence ATGGAAGAAATTAATTTAATTATCGCTGAAAATATAAAAAAGATAAGAAAAAGTAAAGATTTAAGCCTGGAAAAGGTGGCAGAATTAACTGGAGTAAGCAAAACAATGATTGGTCAAATCGAAAGAGGCGAATCAACACCAACCATTACAACCCTTTGGAAGATCGCCAATGGATTAAAAATTTCATTTTCTGCGCTGATAGATTACCCAAAGCCTGACACCAGCGTGATTTTGAGAAGTGAGATTCAACCACTGCTTGAAGACAACGGAAAATATCGAGTGTACCCATCATTCCCATTTGATGAAAGTAAACGATTTGAAGGTTATACAGTGGAGATAGACAAAGGTGGGTACCTTGATGCCAATTCCCATATGGAAGGAACCGAAGAATTAATCACTGTATTCGATGGTGAATTGTCTTTACGTGTCAATGACAACGAATACCTCTTAAAATCTGGTGATTCTATTACCTTCAAGGCAGACAAACCGCATGTGTATTTTAATCCAGGACATACCTTAACCCGTTTAAGCATGATTTTATACTACCCTTCTTAG
- a CDS encoding copper amine oxidase N-terminal domain-containing protein yields MDKRWLLAPIFVASLLTAPVANAALPAYFTFIMDRGGKGTSSALVKDGITYVSANHWETAGLKGVWDKSHQRAEFTGWGKKIAVRIGSKQGVLDGKLVNVEGVPFEMNGQLYVPARFLVNSLGGTTVSWDATKKIYTATGLLSFASASAQFGGSTYTVDKKTGSLYLTDSVGHTRLLANLGSQLFDEVQFDFQKTPKGLLYLTLTDVYGEPHINNKWYTMIIKDGMVIRQASVGYYIRYGDNVKFAGNQLLLTDGKLLRLIEDGTGNVTETIDLTKLGGNSDNYLVEGMDEDFLLIRSNQQGFLMMIDREKGTKTLLYRELLDVEQQKYAETNDLPFYGDNLKFLKREGDTLLFTNDYVQDGKVYKFMLGGS; encoded by the coding sequence ATGGATAAAAGATGGTTGCTAGCTCCAATATTTGTTGCATCATTGCTTACTGCTCCAGTAGCGAATGCTGCATTGCCCGCTTATTTCACTTTCATTATGGATAGAGGTGGGAAAGGAACAAGTTCAGCGCTAGTAAAGGATGGAATTACTTATGTTTCAGCTAATCACTGGGAAACGGCAGGACTGAAGGGAGTATGGGATAAATCACATCAAAGAGCGGAGTTTACTGGATGGGGAAAAAAGATAGCCGTTCGTATTGGAAGTAAACAGGGAGTCCTCGATGGTAAGTTAGTAAATGTGGAGGGTGTTCCTTTTGAAATGAATGGTCAACTCTATGTGCCTGCTCGCTTTCTAGTTAATTCATTAGGAGGAACAACCGTTAGCTGGGATGCGACGAAGAAGATATATACAGCAACCGGACTATTAAGCTTTGCTAGTGCCAGCGCACAATTCGGTGGATCTACATATACAGTAGATAAAAAAACTGGGAGTTTATATCTAACAGATTCCGTAGGACATACTCGTTTGCTAGCGAACCTCGGATCGCAGCTGTTCGATGAAGTTCAGTTCGATTTTCAGAAGACGCCAAAAGGTCTACTCTATCTAACCCTAACAGATGTTTACGGAGAACCACATATTAATAATAAATGGTATACGATGATTATTAAGGATGGAATGGTTATTCGCCAAGCGAGTGTAGGATATTATATTCGTTACGGTGACAATGTTAAATTTGCTGGCAATCAGCTTCTGCTTACCGATGGAAAACTATTACGATTAATTGAAGATGGAACGGGGAACGTAACGGAGACGATTGATTTGACCAAACTAGGTGGTAATTCGGATAATTATTTAGTGGAGGGAATGGACGAGGATTTTCTGCTGATTCGATCCAATCAACAAGGTTTCCTCATGATGATTGACCGTGAAAAAGGGACCAAAACATTGTTGTACAGGGAACTCCTTGACGTAGAACAGCAAAAATATGCTGAAACAAACGACCTCCCTTTTTATGGAGATAACCTGAAGTTCCTGAAAAGAGAAGGTGATACCCTGCTTTTTACTAATGATTATGTACAGGACGGTAAGGTTTACAAATTTATGTTGGGCGGCTCATAA
- a CDS encoding glycoside hydrolase domain-containing protein yields the protein MALGCDTATNVTAARLTTLKNNSFTFVGRYLNRVEGYQDGLTSAEVTRISDGGLYIVSLYQISKSLDHFTNANGVADAETAVGLASDLGQTSSTPIYFAIDRDMTSSEITNNVVPYFQGIKSVLDSSTKNPKGYKMGVYGSRAVCSYIRGTYSATTRYTFIVDNSWLGTFDDWNLRQYNFNTELGSSTGKINVDYVESSSNGGGGWKK from the coding sequence ATGGCTCTAGGTTGTGATACTGCTACTAATGTAACTGCGGCAAGATTAACTACACTTAAAAATAATAGCTTCACATTTGTTGGCCGATATTTGAATCGTGTAGAAGGTTATCAGGATGGTCTCACATCAGCCGAGGTGACACGAATATCAGACGGAGGATTATATATCGTATCCCTTTACCAAATCAGTAAATCGCTCGATCACTTTACGAATGCCAATGGTGTTGCAGATGCTGAAACTGCTGTAGGATTAGCAAGCGATCTGGGACAAACCAGCAGCACCCCTATTTATTTTGCCATAGACCGTGACATGACCTCATCTGAAATCACAAACAATGTTGTGCCTTATTTTCAAGGCATAAAATCCGTGTTAGACAGCAGTACCAAAAATCCCAAGGGCTATAAAATGGGTGTATATGGATCAAGAGCGGTCTGTTCTTATATCCGTGGCACTTATTCTGCCACAACACGCTACACCTTCATAGTAGATAATAGCTGGTTGGGAACCTTCGATGATTGGAATCTCAGACAATATAATTTCAACACTGAGCTCGGATCTAGCACTGGCAAAATCAACGTAGATTATGTAGAGTCCTCATCAAATGGCGGTGGAGGCTGGAAAAAGTAA
- a CDS encoding M56 family metallopeptidase: MITSLFLDLLVISLTTSLVILGLILLTPMLRKHYSAKWSYCIWLILTMRLLLPFNFSFTNPPVDIQLPEGQGITAVFQDTSSQNLQVDPSAISQPVEVVNLSHMPSIVDIVASIWLAGAVLFLVYHLLSYFFFRKQALRWSSSFLREDVVSKLKQVSKEMNVTASIPVLISNKVSNPMLMGFYKPTLFLPHEQYSDEELEFILKHELVHYKRHDIVFKLLLLIAQALHWFNPFVWVMAREAAHEIEIYCDDTVVFERGAGYRKKYCEAILSVMQSNETRHVALSTNFARGKHSMKQRFGSILNMKEKRNGAGAFFAVLMVVGVTAILAACTNVNGQSTDKTLKPGTIYSYSSSGEQVVVHDAGNKYSVDESGNVSFSYRNGEIQAQAPLKLDTTGSELGMGRADTGFFISEDKTAIVYGFADGKKSPLQVLISDDMGETWNNYNIEGAKGYDAKFIGFTDKQNGWIVSGGSAGVGRSLNYVYLTFDGGKTWTEIGNPNDLYAESLTGAGFSNKDIGFLGFRYYEDNGPVIYWTKDKGQSWEKLAVTLPDIFNEYQKTPLSPIFNGKEGLFPILLSKEGNTVGTIYLSSKGYGLEWTYDSAYDQLGDAK; encoded by the coding sequence ATGATAACAAGTCTTTTTTTAGATCTTCTGGTGATTTCATTAACCACAAGTCTAGTTATTCTCGGCTTGATCTTGCTAACTCCTATGTTAAGGAAGCATTATTCTGCGAAGTGGAGTTATTGTATATGGTTGATTTTAACTATGCGATTATTGCTGCCATTTAACTTCTCCTTTACTAATCCTCCTGTAGACATTCAATTACCTGAAGGTCAGGGGATAACAGCTGTCTTTCAAGATACATCGTCTCAGAATTTACAGGTAGATCCATCTGCAATCTCTCAACCAGTTGAGGTAGTGAACTTAAGCCATATGCCATCAATTGTGGATATTGTAGCTTCCATCTGGCTTGCTGGAGCTGTACTTTTTTTAGTGTATCATTTGCTGAGCTATTTCTTCTTCAGAAAACAAGCGCTGCGTTGGAGCAGTTCTTTTCTAAGGGAGGATGTAGTCTCCAAGCTCAAACAAGTCTCTAAAGAAATGAACGTAACAGCCTCCATTCCAGTTTTGATAAGCAATAAAGTTTCGAATCCGATGTTAATGGGCTTTTACAAGCCAACTTTGTTTTTGCCACATGAACAATATAGTGATGAAGAGCTGGAGTTTATCCTTAAACATGAGTTGGTTCATTACAAAAGGCATGACATCGTATTTAAGCTGTTGCTTCTGATCGCGCAGGCACTGCATTGGTTTAATCCGTTTGTTTGGGTCATGGCGCGTGAAGCCGCCCACGAAATTGAAATATACTGTGATGACACCGTTGTATTTGAGCGAGGAGCGGGCTATCGGAAGAAATACTGTGAAGCGATTTTATCGGTCATGCAAAGCAATGAAACTCGGCATGTTGCCTTGTCAACAAATTTTGCGAGGGGGAAACACTCGATGAAGCAGCGATTCGGCAGTATATTAAATATGAAAGAAAAACGAAATGGTGCAGGGGCATTTTTTGCAGTCTTAATGGTGGTTGGAGTTACGGCCATATTAGCTGCTTGTACGAACGTAAACGGTCAATCTACAGATAAGACGCTCAAACCAGGTACGATTTATTCGTATAGCTCTAGCGGTGAACAGGTTGTTGTACATGATGCTGGCAATAAGTATTCCGTGGATGAGAGTGGAAATGTATCTTTTTCCTATCGGAATGGGGAGATCCAAGCGCAAGCCCCTTTAAAACTTGATACGACTGGATCAGAACTAGGGATGGGAAGAGCAGATACCGGCTTCTTTATTTCCGAGGATAAAACCGCTATTGTCTATGGATTTGCCGATGGCAAAAAATCTCCACTTCAGGTATTGATCAGTGATGACATGGGAGAAACGTGGAATAACTACAACATTGAAGGTGCAAAAGGTTATGACGCGAAGTTTATCGGGTTTACAGACAAACAAAATGGTTGGATTGTCTCGGGAGGTTCTGCGGGCGTGGGACGTTCGTTGAATTATGTATACCTGACCTTTGATGGTGGGAAGACATGGACGGAGATTGGCAATCCTAACGATTTGTACGCGGAAAGCTTAACAGGAGCAGGCTTCTCTAACAAGGATATCGGATTCTTAGGGTTCAGATACTATGAAGATAATGGGCCAGTTATTTATTGGACCAAGGATAAGGGGCAGTCATGGGAAAAGCTCGCGGTAACACTTCCGGATATTTTCAATGAATATCAAAAAACGCCGCTTTCACCTATCTTCAATGGAAAAGAAGGGTTATTTCCTATTCTGCTCAGTAAAGAGGGAAATACAGTCGGGACCATCTACCTGTCGAGTAAGGGCTACGGATTAGAGTGGACATACGATTCAGCATATGATCAGCTTGGGGATGCTAAATAG
- a CDS encoding BlaI/MecI/CopY family transcriptional regulator translates to MNNKIKRLPDAELEIMLVIWRAEGWVNSSYILNQLGDKRKWALATLLTVLSRLVEKGFLYCEKEGRSNRYIAAISETHYKESEGKSTLEKLFGNSVQDMVMSLYNGKAIDKGDLAELREMLDRVEKEES, encoded by the coding sequence ATGAATAACAAAATCAAACGGCTGCCCGATGCTGAATTGGAAATTATGCTGGTGATTTGGCGAGCGGAAGGCTGGGTCAACTCTTCCTACATTTTGAATCAGCTGGGGGATAAGCGTAAATGGGCACTTGCAACTTTATTGACTGTGTTGTCTCGGTTGGTTGAAAAGGGCTTTCTGTATTGTGAAAAAGAGGGACGGAGCAATCGTTATATCGCCGCAATTTCGGAAACTCACTATAAAGAGAGCGAAGGGAAGTCCACGCTTGAGAAGCTGTTCGGCAACTCTGTACAAGATATGGTGATGTCCTTATACAACGGGAAGGCAATCGATAAAGGTGATCTTGCAGAGCTGAGGGAAATGCTGGATAGAGTAGAGAAGGAGGAATCCTGA
- a CDS encoding TatD family hydrolase: MPIIDIHIHLSDIDSFHQTALDLSKVDYTAAGLKAEFDKNDVILGIGMGVSEQTKGAFPDSTSPNPMGLDLEDTVPPFLMECVGINPNMLGGKDAQEELDRIEARLQAPEVAGIKLYAGYYHHYVYDKIYSPIYELAAKYGTPVVIHTGDTYSMNGLLKYAHPLTVDELAFQRRDVNFMICHLGDPWVMDAAEVVAKNPNVYADLSGLVVGDRPHFERFMNEPLFMDHFRRALVYSDHYEKMLFGTDWPLAPIDLYAEFVRRLVPEQHHEKVFYENAFALFPRIQQRIAAL; the protein is encoded by the coding sequence ATGCCGATCATTGATATTCACATTCACCTGTCGGACATCGACAGCTTTCATCAAACAGCACTGGATCTCTCCAAAGTCGATTACACTGCTGCCGGGCTCAAAGCGGAGTTTGATAAGAACGACGTTATTCTGGGCATTGGAATGGGGGTATCGGAGCAGACGAAGGGAGCTTTCCCTGACTCTACTTCCCCTAATCCAATGGGCCTTGACTTGGAAGACACTGTGCCGCCTTTCTTAATGGAATGCGTGGGTATCAATCCGAATATGCTCGGAGGAAAGGATGCTCAGGAGGAGCTGGATCGAATTGAGGCACGGCTGCAAGCTCCAGAGGTAGCTGGTATTAAGCTCTATGCCGGGTACTATCATCATTACGTTTATGACAAAATCTATTCACCGATCTATGAGCTGGCAGCCAAGTACGGCACGCCTGTCGTCATTCATACCGGTGATACGTACTCGATGAATGGATTGCTTAAGTATGCACATCCTCTTACCGTGGACGAATTAGCATTCCAACGACGTGATGTGAATTTTATGATCTGTCATCTTGGAGATCCCTGGGTGATGGATGCTGCCGAAGTGGTGGCCAAAAATCCGAACGTCTATGCCGATTTATCCGGCCTTGTGGTCGGTGATCGGCCTCATTTTGAACGGTTCATGAATGAACCACTGTTCATGGATCATTTTCGCCGGGCGCTGGTGTATTCTGATCATTATGAGAAAATGTTGTTCGGCACGGATTGGCCACTTGCGCCTATTGACCTGTATGCGGAATTTGTCCGCCGACTTGTCCCTGAGCAGCACCACGAAAAAGTATTTTACGAGAATGCCTTCGCCTTATTCCCACGCATCCAGCAGCGGATTGCGGCGCTCTAA
- a CDS encoding GNAT family N-acetyltransferase has translation MTVKTTAEQIRIIEYDPSYAKAVAEMWNRSNESWGGGTNQRTEDTVRREMEISSNLNVFLAVDGEEVVGFCSFAHYRQDEGALYVPLLNVRPDYHGYKVGRNLILNAVRKTIEAGWPRLDLFTWAGNTKAVPMYKKCGFFWEKNEDYVHLMNFIPTVLQTEALAPYFEQLDWYADSTRELPIQPDGRRERGFDFFDYTWQKGELSLRAEFEKTGRGLTALDTPDYEIFTEIEDHDLVFGSTYKIRYHIKNRSASDLAIEIQGQNHKNIRFALSAAPTLAPGETVIVEGEFELDPIREEQNDKKTHPVVLSKWLIGGKRAEFRIGVAPKFPLKMMMELPTRELYPGLPAELYLNVENNFATEAEFSFDLPDEEFLTWEDRAVSFAVPAKSKASIQVPFTLNSYGLYSRDIEVTAVPAGEKAVSFISKLSVLMKGTHGRFGGENGDQWVAVNGAYSVHLNNNDNGIWIEYPGSSHNFWLTHPKLGKPFAEEFSKKQAKEIKIYSEGEGQVLETLYESDEFPGLEIKRVAKLFANGIAEFYSEVCNTSNQTLEEDMYLLTNFGFFGKRLILPYQGHYVDMGDAYSGDPSYWDSAQITENWLFSKEENVTCGVCWDPSLKLLRPEYPLGLEHNLGQISAGDVVRTKTLVFALNTFLKWSDFRTFARKKHDPITPVLDDHLELTLGSGNPFAAEALHAELIERKMTPLNGSLELYVQMDRGEEQKVSEMELQREQNLHSAGFELSPEEAETSSELSQSGQKVRVVYRGEDRIQERTGLWFPQTETAAVVCDTEEGLAGPIYTVSNGVLSIAAAPDFGSVVHSLKHHGEEWLDSSYPEAAPRSWWNPWHGGLGVGISGIGGFSRLEEPRSAAWTEQMDVQGNVWKGLRITTSIEKQEKNRGIVVNQHYLMLPGVPVLCVLHSVTNGSGMALPNYSLAEENYIKPSPVYAEGWMEFSKEGKFLLGTVETYLEAKGLLRIGASSRKDMLHMVSNHPNQSASAYVNNKVFNHGVHHHLKLLNGETVWTQPSFLIMGELALNSEDVRSLLKLTFARPTDEKEISNADH, from the coding sequence ATGACTGTAAAGACTACAGCGGAACAAATCCGCATTATAGAATATGATCCTTCTTATGCAAAGGCGGTCGCAGAAATGTGGAACCGTAGCAACGAAAGCTGGGGTGGAGGCACCAATCAGAGAACTGAGGATACAGTACGCCGGGAGATGGAGATCTCTTCCAATCTGAATGTGTTTCTCGCCGTTGATGGTGAGGAAGTGGTCGGCTTCTGCAGTTTTGCTCATTACCGTCAAGACGAAGGGGCTCTGTATGTTCCGCTGTTGAATGTGCGACCTGATTATCACGGATACAAGGTAGGTCGTAACCTGATTTTGAACGCTGTTCGCAAAACAATTGAAGCGGGCTGGCCGCGGCTTGATCTGTTTACTTGGGCAGGTAATACGAAGGCCGTACCGATGTATAAGAAATGTGGATTCTTTTGGGAAAAAAATGAGGATTACGTCCATCTGATGAACTTCATTCCGACGGTTCTGCAAACGGAAGCACTCGCTCCCTATTTTGAGCAGCTGGATTGGTATGCAGATAGTACCCGTGAACTGCCCATTCAGCCGGATGGTCGCCGGGAGCGTGGATTTGATTTCTTCGATTACACTTGGCAAAAGGGAGAACTCTCCTTACGGGCTGAATTCGAGAAGACCGGTCGCGGCCTGACGGCTCTTGACACACCTGACTATGAAATCTTCACAGAGATTGAAGATCACGATCTTGTATTCGGTTCCACCTATAAGATTCGCTATCACATCAAGAATCGTTCGGCGTCAGATCTGGCTATTGAGATCCAAGGTCAAAACCACAAAAATATTCGTTTTGCCTTGTCCGCTGCACCAACGCTCGCGCCAGGAGAAACGGTTATTGTAGAAGGTGAGTTCGAGCTTGATCCGATTCGTGAAGAGCAAAACGACAAGAAAACTCATCCCGTTGTTCTGAGCAAATGGCTCATCGGTGGCAAGCGTGCTGAGTTTCGTATAGGTGTTGCTCCTAAATTTCCACTAAAAATGATGATGGAGTTGCCAACGCGTGAGCTGTATCCGGGTCTTCCCGCTGAGCTATATTTGAATGTTGAGAATAATTTTGCAACGGAAGCGGAATTTTCTTTTGATTTGCCAGACGAAGAGTTTTTGACGTGGGAGGATCGGGCGGTAAGCTTCGCGGTTCCGGCTAAGAGTAAGGCTTCTATCCAAGTACCTTTTACCCTCAATTCATATGGCCTTTATTCACGGGATATTGAGGTGACGGCTGTTCCTGCTGGAGAGAAGGCAGTCTCCTTCATAAGCAAATTATCTGTGCTAATGAAAGGAACGCATGGCCGTTTTGGCGGGGAGAACGGGGATCAGTGGGTGGCTGTAAACGGCGCCTACTCCGTTCATCTTAATAATAATGACAATGGGATATGGATTGAATATCCCGGCTCGAGCCATAATTTCTGGTTGACTCATCCGAAGTTAGGTAAACCATTCGCCGAGGAATTTTCGAAGAAACAGGCAAAAGAAATAAAGATCTATTCCGAAGGAGAGGGCCAGGTACTAGAGACCCTTTATGAATCGGATGAATTCCCGGGTCTGGAGATAAAAAGAGTGGCTAAGCTATTTGCAAACGGAATCGCTGAGTTTTATAGCGAGGTCTGCAATACTAGTAACCAAACGTTGGAAGAGGATATGTATCTGCTAACGAATTTCGGATTTTTTGGCAAACGGCTCATCCTCCCCTATCAAGGTCATTACGTAGATATGGGCGATGCTTATTCGGGTGATCCGAGTTATTGGGACAGCGCTCAAATCACGGAAAACTGGTTGTTCAGCAAGGAAGAAAACGTCACATGTGGTGTTTGCTGGGACCCTTCGCTGAAGCTGCTTCGTCCGGAATATCCACTTGGATTGGAGCATAATCTTGGTCAAATCTCCGCTGGAGATGTCGTACGAACAAAGACGCTGGTGTTCGCTTTAAACACCTTCCTGAAGTGGTCCGATTTCCGCACCTTTGCACGGAAAAAGCACGATCCGATCACACCGGTGTTGGATGATCATCTTGAATTAACGCTCGGCAGTGGAAACCCGTTTGCGGCGGAGGCACTTCATGCGGAGTTAATCGAACGAAAGATGACTCCGCTTAATGGAAGCCTCGAGCTCTATGTACAAATGGATAGAGGAGAGGAGCAGAAAGTCTCTGAGATGGAGCTGCAAAGAGAGCAGAATCTGCACTCCGCGGGCTTTGAGCTCTCACCTGAGGAAGCGGAAACTTCTTCAGAACTCAGCCAATCAGGACAGAAGGTTCGAGTCGTCTATCGTGGAGAGGATCGTATTCAAGAGCGAACAGGTCTCTGGTTCCCTCAAACGGAAACAGCAGCCGTTGTGTGTGACACAGAAGAGGGACTCGCGGGTCCTATTTACACTGTGAGCAACGGAGTTCTTTCTATTGCAGCTGCTCCTGATTTCGGCAGTGTTGTGCATTCACTGAAGCACCATGGAGAAGAATGGCTGGATAGCTCCTATCCGGAAGCAGCACCACGTTCCTGGTGGAATCCTTGGCATGGTGGACTCGGTGTAGGTATTTCAGGCATAGGTGGATTTAGTCGTTTGGAGGAGCCAAGAAGCGCAGCTTGGACCGAGCAAATGGATGTTCAGGGCAATGTATGGAAAGGATTACGTATCACTACTTCGATCGAGAAGCAGGAAAAGAACCGAGGGATTGTTGTTAATCAGCATTACCTTATGCTCCCCGGCGTCCCTGTGCTCTGTGTGTTGCATTCGGTGACCAATGGCAGTGGAATGGCTCTACCGAATTACTCTTTGGCGGAGGAGAATTATATCAAACCTTCGCCAGTCTATGCCGAAGGATGGATGGAATTCTCCAAGGAGGGCAAGTTCTTATTAGGAACGGTTGAAACCTATCTTGAGGCCAAGGGACTATTGCGAATTGGTGCATCTTCGCGTAAGGATATGCTGCATATGGTTAGCAATCATCCGAATCAGAGTGCCTCGGCGTATGTGAACAATAAGGTATTTAATCACGGGGTGCATCATCATCTTAAGCTTTTAAATGGAGAAACCGTTTGGACACAGCCGTCCTTCCTGATCATGGGAGAACTCGCTCTGAATTCAGAGGATGTCCGCAGTCTTTTGAAGCTGACCTTTGCTAGACCTACTGACGAAAAGGAGATCTCAAATGCCGATCATTGA
- a CDS encoding MFS transporter, with amino-acid sequence MKYRLGIMFLIVLTGMISIAAFNPIIGPLARNLGLSDFQSGCLVSVAGLCWLLGGYFWEKQTFMSRKWLLASIMFVYMATLIIFALLADYAVNAESKTSLFWSFFILRAIAGFFFGGIPALAQAYVMGWSTKETRTQGMALFGAANGLGFVVGPAMSGGMASLGLTSPMYAAAILLFTLAILFLVFIPKEKNVEIERQAISLSPNDKRIRLYLWIGLLLSFALNIVQVTIGFFVQDSLGYSTRQATQLIGTGLAISGIMVVLSQIVISKYLKWHPKKVLLVGLLFVALGLLGLLMFIRLAYVDFIFLGIGIGFTLLGYSAGASMAVQDHEQRSVASFIAALQGGGSFIGPVIGTALYTANTALPYSFCVLLIGIVGIANVRKSSTDRVESC; translated from the coding sequence ATGAAATACAGATTGGGTATTATGTTTCTAATTGTACTGACAGGGATGATATCGATAGCTGCATTTAATCCGATTATTGGACCGCTTGCTCGAAATTTGGGACTTAGTGATTTTCAATCAGGATGTTTGGTATCGGTAGCGGGACTTTGCTGGCTGCTCGGAGGATATTTCTGGGAAAAACAAACGTTCATGAGCCGAAAATGGCTGCTTGCTTCGATCATGTTCGTCTATATGGCAACGCTCATCATTTTTGCACTACTTGCTGATTATGCAGTAAATGCGGAGAGCAAAACTAGCCTATTTTGGAGTTTCTTTATACTTCGTGCAATCGCCGGCTTTTTCTTTGGAGGTATTCCGGCATTAGCACAAGCTTATGTTATGGGCTGGAGTACAAAAGAAACACGCACACAAGGAATGGCATTATTCGGTGCAGCGAATGGACTTGGCTTTGTAGTAGGACCGGCAATGAGCGGAGGAATGGCTTCGCTGGGACTCACCTCACCAATGTACGCCGCAGCGATATTATTATTCACCTTGGCCATTTTGTTTCTAGTATTTATTCCTAAAGAAAAGAATGTCGAGATCGAGCGGCAGGCGATTTCACTTTCACCCAACGACAAACGGATACGCCTCTATTTATGGATTGGACTATTGCTATCGTTTGCTCTGAATATCGTGCAGGTTACTATCGGATTTTTCGTGCAGGATAGCCTTGGTTACAGTACCCGGCAAGCCACTCAGTTAATTGGAACGGGCCTGGCTATCTCGGGAATCATGGTGGTTCTCTCACAAATTGTGATCAGCAAATATCTCAAATGGCATCCTAAGAAGGTACTGCTTGTGGGCCTTTTATTTGTCGCTTTAGGTTTGCTGGGCTTGTTAATGTTTATCAGACTTGCGTATGTGGACTTTATATTCTTGGGAATTGGCATTGGCTTTACATTACTCGGCTACAGTGCGGGTGCTTCAATGGCGGTTCAAGACCATGAGCAAAGAAGTGTTGCTTCCTTTATTGCGGCCCTGCAAGGTGGGGGATCATTCATAGGTCCGGTTATAGGTACAGCTTTATACACCGCTAATACGGCACTTCCTTATTCTTTCTGCGTACTGTTGATTGGTATTGTAGGTATCGCGAATGTGAGAAAAAGTTCAACGGATCGTGTGGAGAGCTGTTAA
- a CDS encoding LCP family protein, with protein sequence MSNKRKWTTTRKILTSTGLVLGATIIGIGVYAGYLYKKTDDAIQRMAAPVIVQPTAPPEEKKETVSVEPMIFLLAGVDSRDGGGGVMNTDVLMLVSFNPDTKSTSFLSIPRDLLLKPKSLPSRKANYYYAYHYIKDKTEAIPNTKEFFSNLLGLPIDHMVVVNFDVLKETVDLLGGLTIDVDMDMKYTDSADGTKIDLKKGLQKLDGKQVLDFVRYRKSNQGTAESSDFQRNDRQQQVIKQILDKLGNFQGVSQWGNVLDIIGENVKTDIPQADLQQWLLNFPKLKPDHINSLHVESLWKSPYVYVNKEDLKQALTTLSTEAGVSTESSLHLENIGTVD encoded by the coding sequence ATGTCTAACAAACGCAAGTGGACAACAACTCGTAAAATTCTGACGAGTACTGGTCTTGTCTTAGGTGCAACGATTATAGGAATTGGAGTATATGCAGGGTATTTATACAAAAAGACGGACGATGCGATACAGCGTATGGCAGCTCCAGTCATCGTTCAGCCAACTGCTCCCCCAGAGGAAAAAAAGGAGACGGTATCGGTTGAACCTATGATTTTTCTGCTTGCCGGCGTAGATAGTCGGGACGGCGGTGGTGGAGTGATGAATACCGATGTACTGATGCTTGTCAGCTTCAATCCGGACACCAAGTCGACGAGTTTCTTATCTATACCGCGGGATTTGTTGCTCAAACCTAAATCGTTGCCATCTCGAAAAGCTAATTATTATTATGCTTACCATTACATAAAAGATAAAACTGAAGCTATCCCTAATACAAAAGAGTTTTTCAGCAATTTACTCGGTCTGCCGATTGATCACATGGTTGTGGTGAATTTTGATGTCTTAAAAGAGACGGTGGACTTGCTTGGCGGGCTAACCATTGATGTCGATATGGATATGAAATATACCGATTCGGCAGATGGAACGAAGATCGACTTAAAGAAAGGCTTGCAGAAGCTGGATGGCAAACAAGTGCTTGATTTTGTGCGGTACCGCAAATCGAATCAAGGAACGGCTGAATCCTCCGATTTTCAGCGTAATGATCGCCAGCAGCAAGTAATCAAGCAGATTCTGGATAAGCTGGGGAATTTCCAAGGCGTGTCCCAATGGGGAAATGTATTAGATATCATCGGTGAAAATGTAAAGACAGATATTCCTCAAGCAGATCTCCAGCAATGGTTGTTGAACTTCCCTAAACTCAAACCAGACCATATCAATTCCTTACATGTGGAATCTCTTTGGAAGAGTCCATATGTGTATGTGAATAAAGAGGATCTTAAACAAGCACTTACTACTTTGAGTACTGAAGCGGGCGTTAGCACCGAAAGTTCATTACACTTGGAGAATATTGGGACGGTAGATTAA